Proteins co-encoded in one Bacillus sp. FSL H8-0547 genomic window:
- a CDS encoding DUF4352 domain-containing protein — protein MKHAWLMLSLTIVLSACSAQATEPDQNEKKQEQKTETSASSPSNQNATEDSYVPNPQITDDRSLLEPGQTLKDDKGAAELKAISSLNQTYKAGDVELTIKDVKMIEHTPAYSMIDFFHTFTHEETFDIIKAEVEVKNTSDQPVYFSPVAMLETDNGQRIDWESDIYLEDLNGELGANQTKKGNIGFILEHSEEPVKGVTLLTSDVLNAEQKTESKAQKITVPFK, from the coding sequence ATGAAACATGCATGGCTTATGCTATCTTTGACAATCGTACTTTCTGCTTGTTCTGCACAGGCGACAGAACCTGACCAAAATGAGAAGAAACAGGAACAGAAGACTGAAACATCCGCATCATCACCCTCAAATCAAAATGCCACTGAAGACAGCTACGTGCCAAATCCCCAGATAACGGATGACCGTTCACTCCTTGAACCGGGTCAAACCTTGAAAGATGACAAAGGCGCAGCTGAGCTGAAAGCCATCAGCAGCCTGAATCAAACCTACAAAGCAGGGGATGTAGAACTGACGATAAAAGATGTGAAAATGATCGAGCATACACCTGCCTACAGCATGATTGATTTTTTTCACACATTCACCCATGAAGAAACGTTTGACATCATCAAAGCTGAGGTAGAGGTGAAAAACACGTCAGATCAGCCCGTCTACTTCTCTCCTGTTGCTATGCTAGAGACAGACAATGGCCAGCGAATTGACTGGGAATCAGATATTTACCTTGAGGATTTGAACGGAGAACTGGGCGCGAATCAAACAAAAAAGGGTAACATCGGATTTATTCTGGAACATTCCGAAGAGCCTGTTAAAGGTGTCACGCTGCTGACAAGCGATGTGC
- a CDS encoding alkaline phosphatase encodes MFNRKIGKIAVPVAVLSAVVAASVIGNFPNAKASEAEAAGKKPNEIKNVIFLVGDGMGVSYTSAYRYLKDDPSTPQAERTEFDQHLVGNQMTYPEDPKENVTDSASAATAMSTGYKTFNAAIGVDNDGTELKTVLESAKEKGKATGLVATSEITHATPASFGAHDMNRKNMNAIADDYYDELINGKHKVDVMLGGGLSNFERADRNLAEEFQKDGYSYVTSKEEMMKDKNQQVLGLFADGGLPKMIDREKETPSLEDMTSSALSRLNQDKDGFFLMVEGSQVDWAGHDNDIVGAMSEMQDFEKAYKAAIEFAKKDKHTLVVATADHSTGGYSIGADGDYNWFGEPIKAAKRTPDFMAAQIVEEGADPEKTLKQYIDLELTAEEINSVKDAAEKGKADKDKGILRVDNAIEAIFNKRSNTGWTTDGHTGEDVPVFAYGPGKELFAGHKDNTDHAEIIFDILEKSKKK; translated from the coding sequence TTGTTTAATAGGAAGATTGGAAAAATTGCTGTTCCGGTTGCAGTACTTTCAGCTGTAGTTGCGGCAAGTGTCATTGGAAATTTTCCAAATGCTAAGGCAAGTGAAGCGGAAGCTGCTGGAAAAAAACCGAATGAAATAAAAAACGTTATTTTCCTGGTCGGAGACGGAATGGGCGTATCCTATACATCAGCATACCGCTATCTAAAAGACGACCCTTCTACACCGCAGGCTGAGCGTACAGAATTTGATCAGCACCTTGTCGGCAATCAAATGACCTACCCTGAAGATCCTAAGGAAAATGTAACAGATTCAGCATCGGCTGCAACTGCGATGTCAACAGGATACAAGACATTCAACGCTGCAATTGGCGTAGACAATGACGGTACAGAGCTTAAAACCGTTTTAGAATCGGCAAAAGAAAAAGGAAAGGCGACAGGTCTTGTTGCTACGTCGGAAATCACTCATGCTACACCTGCTTCATTCGGTGCACATGATATGAACCGAAAAAACATGAACGCTATTGCAGATGATTATTACGATGAACTGATCAACGGCAAACATAAAGTGGATGTCATGCTGGGCGGAGGCTTAAGCAATTTTGAGCGAGCTGACCGCAATCTTGCAGAAGAATTCCAGAAAGACGGGTACAGCTATGTGACATCCAAAGAAGAAATGATGAAGGATAAAAATCAGCAGGTTCTTGGATTGTTTGCTGATGGAGGCCTTCCAAAAATGATTGACCGCGAAAAAGAAACACCTTCTCTTGAAGACATGACAAGTTCAGCTCTTTCAAGACTGAATCAAGATAAAGACGGGTTTTTCCTGATGGTCGAGGGAAGCCAGGTTGACTGGGCTGGACATGACAACGATATTGTAGGAGCTATGAGTGAAATGCAGGATTTTGAAAAAGCCTACAAAGCAGCGATTGAATTTGCCAAAAAGGACAAGCATACACTTGTTGTGGCTACTGCAGACCATTCAACAGGCGGTTATTCAATAGGAGCTGACGGCGATTACAACTGGTTTGGAGAGCCGATCAAAGCTGCAAAGCGCACACCTGACTTTATGGCAGCCCAAATCGTTGAAGAAGGCGCAGATCCTGAAAAAACGTTAAAGCAGTATATCGATCTTGAATTAACGGCTGAAGAAATCAATTCTGTCAAAGATGCAGCAGAAAAAGGCAAAGCAGACAAAGATAAAGGAATTCTCCGTGTTGATAATGCGATAGAAGCCATCTTTAATAAGCGCTCCAATACTGGCTGGACAACAGACGGACATACAGGTGAAGACGTTCCTGTCTTTGCTTACGGACCAGGGAAAGAATTGTTCGCAGGTCATAAAGACAACACAGATCACGCAGAAATCATCTTTGATATATTAGAAAAAAGCAAAAAGAAATAA